The proteins below are encoded in one region of Neodiprion virginianus isolate iyNeoVirg1 chromosome 7, iyNeoVirg1.1, whole genome shotgun sequence:
- the LOC124309265 gene encoding methyltransferase-like protein 25B, whose amino-acid sequence MKYTVQDTTTMATVDNTGSGTCLCRICDSVRETVRQIFIVLDKYRWLLDAYIVDFYEADLWERLPGGWSDFFKDITPGELGSWILNEGSSVRVWPLSLQALRRVVGILQVHRNQRSEIALKCENVRKTENTDFVKLQVKPSTCSSHSKLRDLLGKHVKPKKKHEIEIMAKIIADCAASAKSECAVDVGAGIGHLARTLAYRHEMCIICVEQQSLLSEQARKLDTQFESIAMKYVTNIREQKPHHVSLKIERDSSELSFFMDIINKEFTEKFRLNPEFSGFGLIGLHPCGDLATTLLQSYVESDRAKFICVAGCCYMKLSLGPQSYPLSKYLRTTGIDYDLSYTALEVACHAVENHCIKLKSAECWELKIHAYRATLESLIVQRNSSLRHAQLKSFKLKENTTFEEYCMAVTENFIEENRPRRVEEIRNPKTAELLERWEQVVVFGSLRSMLAPLVESAVLLDRFLYLSEKNLSPKLKAVFDPFLSPRNFVLTSIK is encoded by the exons ATGAAATATACCGTGCAAGATACGACCACGATGGCCACCGTCGATAACACCGGGTCCGGCACCTGCTTATGCCGAATTTGCGACTCCGTGCGAGAAACCGTACGCCAAATATTTATCGTTCTTGACAAATACCGATGGCTTCTGGACGCCTACATCGTG GATTTTTACGAGGCCGATTTATGGGAAAGACTTCCGGGTGGTTGGAGCGATTTCTTCAAAGACATCACGCCGGGGGAACTTGGATCCTGGATTTTGAACGAGGGTTCGAG TGTCCGAGTCTGGCCGTTATCTCTGCAGGCGCTTCGTCGAGTCGTCGGTATCTTACAGGTACACAGAAATCAGAGGAGCGAGATCGCGTTGAAATGCGAAAATGTCCGTAAAACGGAGAATACGGATTTTGTCAAGCTTCAAGTGAAACCGAGCACGTGTTCGAGTCATTCAAAGTTACGCGATTTACTTGGCAAACACGTAAAACCGAAAAAGAAACATGAAATCGAAATAATGGCGAAG ATAATAGCGGATTGCGCTGCTTCGGCGAAATCGGAATGCGCTGTCGACGTTGGAGCCGGAATTGGCCACCTCGCTAGAACGCTCGCTTATCGACACGAGATGTGCATAATTTGCGTTGAACAGCAGTCTTTATTGTCGGAACAAGCCAG AAAACTAGATACACAATTTGAATCTATCGCCATGAAGTACGTAACCAACATCCGAGAGCAAAAACCGCATCACGTGTCTTTGAAGATAGAAAGAGATTCATCTGAATTGTCCTTTTTCATGGatataataaacaaagaatTTACAGAAAAGTTCAGATTAAATCCAGAATTTTCAGGATTCGGTTTGATTGGTTTACATCCCTGCGGGGATTTGGCAACAACGCTGCTACAATCTTACGTAGAGTCGGACCGTGCTAAGTTCATTTGCGTCGCAGGATGCTGCTACATGAAGCTTTCGCTTGG CCCGCAGAGCTACCCTCTCAGCAAATATCTACGCACAACTGGGATTGATTACGATCTCTCGTACACAGCTTTGGAAGTTGCCTGCCATGCGGTAGAAAACCATTGCATAAAATTGAAGTCCGCTGAATGCTGGGAACTCAAA ATACATGCTTATCGAGCAACGCTAGAGAGTCTCATCGTTCAGAGAAACTCCTCTCTACGTCATGCTCAGCTCAAAAGTTTCAAGCTCAAGGAAAATACCACATTTGAAGA GTACTGCATGGCAgttacagaaaattttattgaagaGAATCGTCCACGGAGGGTAGAGGAAATTAGAAATCCTAAAACAGCCGAATTGCTAGAACGCTGGGAACAGGTTGTGGTATTTGGTTCCCTCAGATCGATGCTAGCACCGTTGGTCGAGAGTGCAGTTTTGTTGGATAGATTCTTGTACCTgtcagagaaaaatttatcgccAAAATTAAAGGCTGTCTTCGACCCATTTCTATCGCCGAGAAACTTTGTATTAACATCTATTAAGTAA
- the LOC124309272 gene encoding 26S proteasome regulatory subunit 10B, with amino-acid sequence MATTADPVREQSLQDYRKKLLEHKEVESRLKEMREQLKDLTKQYDKSENDLKALQSVGQIVGEVLKQLTEEKFIVKATNGPRYVVGCRRQLDKNKLKSGTRVALDMTTLTIMRYLPREVDPLVYNMSHEDPGDVTYSAIGGLSEQIRELREVIELPLLNPELFQRVGITPPKGCLLYGPPGTGKTLLARAVASQLDANFLKVVSSAIVDKYIGESARLIREMFNYARDHQPCIIFMDEIDAIGGRRFSEGTSADREIQRTLMELLNQMDGFDSLGQVKMIMATNRPDTLDPALLRPGRLDRKIEIPLPNEQARLEILKIHAGPIAKHGEIDYEAVVKLSDGFNGADLRNVCTEAGLFAIRSEREYVVQEDFMKAVRKVSDNKKLESKLDYKPV; translated from the exons atggCGACGACCGCGGACCCTGTCAGGGAACAATCCCTTCAAGATTATCGTAAAAAGCTTTTGGAGCATAAAGAAGTAGAGTCTCGGCTAAAGGAGA TGCGAGAGCAGCTCAAGGACCTCACCAAGCAGTATGACAAGTCAGAAAATGATCTGAAAGCCTTGCAGAGCGTCGGTCAG attgttGGAGAAGTACTGAAGCAACTTACGGAAGAAAAAT TCATAGTCAAAGCCACTAACGGACCGCGATACGTGGTAGGCTGCAGGCGTCAGCTGGACAAAAACAAGCTGAAGTCAGGCACTCGCGTCGCTTTGGACATGACTACTCTCACAATTATGCGCTACCTGCCTCGCGAGGTTGACCCACTGGTCTACAACATGTCTCATGAGGATCCTGGCGACGTCACATACTCCGCGATCGGAGGTCTCAGTGAGCAGATCCGGGAATTGAGAGAAGTCATCGAGCTGCCCCTTTTGAATCCCGAACTATTCCAGAGGGTTGGCATTACGCCACCTAAGGGATGCCTCCTCTATGGACCACCTGGAACTGGAAAAACCCTGCTGGCTAGGGCTGTTGCTAGTCAGCTGGATGCCAACTTTTTGAAAGTCGTTTCCAGTGCTATTGTTGACAAATACATCGGGGAGTCGGCGCGTTTGATTAGAGAGATGTTCAACTACGCTCGTGATCACCAACCCTGCATTATATTCATGGATGAAATCGATGCAATTG GTGGTCGCAGATTCTCTGAGGGAACCAGCGCCGATCGTGAAATCCAGCGAACATTAATGGAATTACTGAACCAAATGGACGGTTTCGATTCTCTAGGACAAGTCAAAATGATTATGGCTACTAACAGGCCAGATACTTTGGATCCAGCTCTGCTGAGACCTGGAAGATTGGATAGAAAAATAGAGATACCTCTACCTAATGAACAGGCACGATtagaaattctgaaaattcatgCCGGTCCAATTGCTAAGCACGGTGAAATTG ATTACGAAGCAGTAGTCAAATTATCAGATGGATTCAATGGCGCTGACTTGAGAAATGTCTGCACAGAGGCAGGATTATTCGCGATACGATCGGAGCGAGAGTACGTTGTGCAAGAAGACTTTATGAAGGCTGTTCGAAAAGTTTCAGATAACAAAAAACTCGAATCGAAATTGGATTATAAACCAGTGTAA
- the LOC124309261 gene encoding ras-related protein Rab-2, with protein MSYAYLFKYIIIGDTGVGKSCLLLQFTDKRFQPVHDLTIGVEFGARMITIDGKQIKLQIWDTAGQEAFRSITRSYYRGAAGALLVYDITRRETFNHLTTWLEDARQHSNSNMVIMLIGNKSDLDSRREVKREEGEAFAREHGLVFMETSAKTAANVEEAFINTAKEIYEKIQEGVFDINNEANGIKIGPQHSPTSPGGLAGTGGQGGAQGGGCC; from the exons ATGTCTTACGCTTACCTTTTCAAATACATTATCATCGGTGATACGG GAGTCGGCAAGTCGTGTCTCCTGCTGCAATTCacagacaaaaggtttcaACCAGTACATGATTTGACTATTGGCGTTGAGTTTGGCGCGCGTATGATCACAATTGATGGGAAACAGATTAAGCTGCAGATTTGGGATACG GCAGGGCAAGAAGCGTTCCGTTCCATAACAAGATCATATTATCGTGGCGCGGCAGGAGCCCTACTCGTCTACGATATAACTCGCAGAGAGACTTTTAACCATTTAACAACATGGCTAGAAGACGCACGGCAGCATTCCAATTCAAACATGGTTATAATGCTGATTGGAAACAAGAGTGATCTTGATTCACGGAGAGAGGTTAAAAGAGAAGAGGGTGAGGCGTTCGCTCGAGAACATGGTCTTGTATTCATGGAAACGAGTGCAAAGACTGCAGCCAACGTCGAAGAGGCATTTATCAACACTGCCAAAgagatttatgaaaaaatacaagaagGTGTCTTTGACATCAACAATGAG gcAAACGGCATCAAAATTGGACCTCAGCATTCGCCGACAAGCCCAGGTGGCTTGGCGGGAACTGGAGGTCAGGGTGGCGCTCAAGGTGGTGGATGTTGCTAG
- the LOC124309256 gene encoding ribosomal protein S6 kinase alpha-5-like isoform X2 — translation MTEMDVSTSCNATMQPPSLPPPDKHHLAAETEMTVTHVLTFVNLADSGGQRIDMSHFDLLKVLGTGAYGKVFLVRKRTGADSGRLYAMKTLKKASIVQKKKTTEHTKTERQVLEAVRDSPFLVTLHYAFQTDAKLHLILDYVSGGELFTHLYQREHFTEDEVRVYIGEIILALEHLHKLGIIYRDIKLENILLDHEGHIVLTDFGLSKEFLPHERERNARAYSFCGTIEYMAPEVVRGGSAGHDIAVDWWSVGVLTYELLTGASPFTVEGERNTQQEISKRILRTEPPIPGHLSASVRSFITGLLVKDPRLRLGGGPEDAKELKEHEFFSKASPPFSWEALESRQITPPFVPKITHELDTSNFSEEFTKMVAADSPAVVPPNYDKLFRGYSYVAPSILFAENVISEDIFKNVERTTNEDQHHRPSTSDELASRFEESAFFKTYELDPREEALGDGSFSVCRRCRHRKSQQEFAVKIVSRRVDCGREANLLKICQGHPSIVKLIDVYKDRAHTYLVMELLKGGELMRKSRSFPESQASRIMRQLASAVSFMHAKGVVHRDLKPENIVFANTGDDLLVKVVDFGFARIKQGREPLHTPCFTLPYAAPEVLARQGYDESCDLWSLGAILYSMLSGRPPFRTDSPDFASRVKTGDVDFEGEAWQGVSASAKNVAQGLLTTDPNRRLTATELVNHEWILGSTTPAAAPIAESSSSSTSASTSTSEKGQSFKLREVDSAKLAQRRRLPKRSTSSSASSSASIASSNASVQLLQPPSASTTVASASPAQPSAFDFREERVNEYLSSLSSSSDSNSPRITSRKTERSDHPGGSRAKRRKRDHDDVIPQQDDNGSGNGNGSGNGSGNENGPITRSRKRKLDLNTSGSDSCVELIDATTSPGKRDTIVHRKQRTGKRPKRLPTIIVE, via the exons TCAATTTGGCCGACAGTGGGGGTCAAAGGATCGATATGTCTCACTTTGACCTACTGAAGGTTCTCGGAACCGGAG CCTACGGTAAGGTCTTCCTGGTTCGGAAGAGGACCGGGGCCGATAGCGGACGTCTGTACGCCATGAAGACCCTAAAGAAGGCCTCGATtgttcagaaaaaaaagaccaCGGAACACACGAAGACCGAAAGACAAGTCCTCGAGGCTGTTAGAGATAGTCCCTTCCTGGTCACGCTGCATTACGCTTTTCAAACAGACGCAAAACTCCATCTTATATTAG attaCGTTAGCGGCGGTGAATTATTCACTCATTTGTATCAACGGGAACATTTCACGGAAGACGAAGTTCGAGTCTATATCGGTGAGATAATACTCGCGCTGGAACATCTACATaag CTTGGAATTATATACCGTGACATTAAACTGGAGAATATTTTACTGGATCACGAGGGCCACATAGTTCTTACAGATTTTGGCCTCAGCAAAGAGTTCCTCCCTCATGAGAGAGAGCGCAACGCCAGAGCCTACTCGTTCTGTGGTACGATAGAGTATATGGCGCCTGAAGTTGTTCGTGGAGGATCTGCTGGGCACGACATT GCGGTCGACTGGTGGAGCGTTGGCGTTCTGACGTATGAACTGCTGACGGGTGCCTCGCCGTTCACAGTTGAGGGGGAGAGAAATACTCAGCAAGAAATATCGAAAAGAATATTAAGAACGGAACCTCCCATTCCTGGGCATCTCAGTGCCTCCGTTCGCAGTTTCATAACAGGCCTTCTGGTAAAAGATCCTCGACTAAGGCTCGGCGGGGGGCCTGAGGATGCCAAGGAGCTCAAGGAGCACGAGTTTTTCAGCAAAGCTTCACCCCCCTTCAGTTGGGAAGCTCTTGAGTCTCGACAGATTACCCCACCTTTCGTACCCAAGATCACTCACGAGCTAGACACGAGTAATTTTTCAGAggaatttacaaaaatggtCGCTGCCGATAGCCCTGCTGTTGTACCGCCAAATTACGACAAACTCTTTCGG GGCTATTCATATGTCGCGCCATCGATATTATTCGCGGAGAATGTGATCAGCGAGGATATATTCAAAAACGTCGAACGGACTACGAATGAGGATCAACACCATCGTCCATCGACCTCAGACGAGTTAGCCTCCCGTTTCGAGGAATCAGCGTTTTTCAAAACGTATGAGCTTGACCCTAGAGAGGAAGCATTGGGCGACGGAAGTTTTTCAGTGTGTCGTAGATGTAGGCACCGTAAATCGCAACAGGAGTTTGCGGTGAAAATAGTTAGCCGAAGGGTTGACTGTGGAAGGGAGGCGAATCTATTAAAGATCTGCCAGGGCCATCCGAGTATTGTAAAACTGATAGACGTTTACAAAGATCGAGCGCATACCTATCTAGTAATGGAACTTTTGAAGGGAGGTGAGCTGATGCGGAAGTCTCGTTCCTTCCCCGAGTCTCAGGCAAGTCGAATAATGCGCCAGCTTGCCTCAGCGGTAAGTTTCATGCACGCAAAAGGCGTCGTACACCGGGACCTCAAGCCGGAAAACATAGTATTTGCCAACACAGGCGATGACTTGTTGGTCAAGGTGGTTGACTTTGGGTTTGCGAGAATTAAACAAGGCCGCGAGCCTCTTCACACTCCCTGCTTCACGCTTCCCTATGCAGCACCAGAGGTTCTTGCCAGGCAAGGGTACGACGAGAGCTGTGACCTCTGGAGTTTGGGCGCCATCCTTTATTCCATGCTTTCGGGACGGCCACCATTCCGTACGGATTCACCGGATTTTGCATCGCGCGTCAAGACGGGTGACGTGGACTTCGAGGGAGAGGCATGGCAAGGTGTTTCAGCATCGGCGAAGAACGTTGCACAGGGTCTTTTGACCACAGATCCCAATCGGAGACTCACTGCCACCGAGCTTGTTAATCACGAGTGGATTTTAGGCTCAACTACACCTGCCGCCGCACCAATAGCCGaatcctcttcttcttctacatCAGCCTCAACCTCAACGAGCGAAAAGGGGCAGAGCTTTAAGCTGAGGGAGGTCGATTCGGCAAAGCTTGCGCAAAGACGAAGGCTTCCCAAGCGGTCCACATCGAGTTCCGCGTCTTCTTCGGCTTCCATTGCCTCCTCGAACGCCTCGGTTCAGCTGCTGCAACCACCCAGCGCGAGCACCACCGTCGCTTCCGCCTCCCCTGCGCAACCCAGTGCTTTTGACTTTCGCGAGGAAAGGGTAAACGAATATCTCAGTTCTTTGTCTTCCTCGTCCGACTCGAATTCGCCAAGAATAACTAGCCGGAAGACTGAGAGATCGGATCACCCCGGTGGCTCCAGAGCCAAAAGACGCAAACGCGATCATGACGACGTGATTCCTCAGCAAGACGATAATGGAAGTGGTAACGGAAATGGAAGCGGAAATGGTAGCGGAAATGAAAACGGCCCGATTACAAGATCGAGAAAACGAAAGTTGGATCTAAATACAAGCGGTTCTGATAGCTGTGTCGAATTAATCGATGCAACGACGAGCCCTGGTAAAAGAGATACAATTGTACACAGAAAACAGAGAACTGGAAAACGGCCCAAGCGACTACCTACCATAATAGTAGAGTAA
- the LOC124309264 gene encoding polyhomeotic-proximal chromatin protein-like, giving the protein MKLLKLTAAFLLLVAAIVAAEEEEEGGKAREKRQQIAFYPRRGPRPPPYAVQMEPIVQYSQRDPLYNPLASPKSDDSGYGEEVQPDIGYGYHSDPEPIIEIIIKESNETLPTPVPPPQPQQPRPTKEPIQVFYVKYEKKKGHGDDKPRVVYDAPIPALTPVEEHEELNQERSAYHDQEPQAPLVTSPAPPPEPSTTLRTIIRPDSEVYHAGSSGIRVTFGTEQVPPNQHNKRSDQDQDRPQFSPQIPQPGSPKRQHGPYQPQLQPILHSVQHQQRRFPPALAQQRVVNSFPPPQIISASPPPQQIVYQQPQQLRNPSGRPQRLPITIQGLPEVQQRVPFNSFAFARQNSPSGQQGNGFNVDHRHQQQVFKQQELDKQRYYEQRRQQDLLRQQEQQRQREQQRRQQEIEQKHIQEQQRRQQEIEQKQIQEQQRRQQEIEQKQIQEQHFRQQQQQQQQQQIKYNHQQFQQIPQPQFQRQQPVPVPTPAADRPGGEILKSVPKLEQHYAIRENPLHPGPFPPNPQPTQFSEITPQQTQFVPSQQYNSVVESQLQQQQLGQSHRQIPFAGAASENQQQYFSQHLSAPVQHQSSGSSSAGNTQSIWGRPVFSSQSSNLGQKIYATPVTYSGDLTPSTTPTTLSTTAEVYRPSTTATPSTTEAPTTTVDSPKNEAKIKQNIANLPDEVPDDIREQLLSSGILGNADIQILDYDKVGDIPIENLPPEALANFYGAGGGAATSASEPIPAVVKRPKIVQQTEEKVSGYKKELPAKVEQATLRPGGVEMKVVHFDPNTAQGQAIAEQHIRDDATHLDPVKIGPKDTSKYNRYLPLKVSGAAFPLPDVPELNGRRITSVVVLAPVDYNFQGEREPQYGERTGRKFNDVQAVRFLAGDALKQVVKKPTAENYKKWLEQESRADPQRQSVVLLVTTPDDDTQGEKEIFMYDVTTQAVSKLAGDLSTAFVDVAESNSDNEGAQTDIIQDAFA; this is encoded by the exons ATGAAGTTACTCAAACTG ACCGCGGCGTTTTTGCTGCTGGTCGCAGCTATCGTGGCCGccgaggaagaggaggagggaggTAAAGCCCGGGAGAAGAGGCAGCAGATCGCGTTCTATCCTAGACGGGGTCCTCGGCCACCTCCGTACGCAGTCCAGATGGAGCCAATAGTTCAATACTCGCAGAGAGACCCGCTCTACAACCCGCTGGCCAGTCCGAAGAGCGATGACTCCGGATACGGTGAGGAAGTGCAGCCAGACATCGGTTACGGCTACCATTCTGACCCGGAACCGATAATTGAGATAATAATCAAGGAATCGAACGAGACTCTGCCGACCCCTGTGCCGCCACCGCAGCCCCAGCAGCCTCGACCGACGAAGGAGCCGATCCAGGTATTTTACGTAAAgtacgagaagaagaagggcCACGGGGACGATAAGCCGCGCGTCGTCTACGACGCCCCGATACCGGCGCTCACACCCGTCGAGGAACACGAGGAGCTAAACCAGGAGCGATCCGCGTATCACGACCAGGAGCCCCAGGCCCCCCTCGTCACGTCGCCGGCCCCGCCGCCCGAGCCCTCGACCACCCTGAGGACGATCATCCGCCCGGACAGCGAAGTCTACCACGCCGGAAGTAGCGGGATTCGCGTGACTTTTGGGACCGAGCAGGTGCCACCGAACCAGCACAACAAACGCAGCGACCAGGACCAGGACAGGCCTCAATTTTCACCCCAGATTCCGCAGCCCGGTTCGCCGAAGCGACAACACGGACCTTACCAGCCCCAACTCCAGCCGATTTTGCACTCCGTGCAGCATCAACAGCGCAGGTTCCCCCCGGCTCTCGCCCAGCAGAGAGTGGTAAACTCGTTTCCACCCCCTCAGATCATCTCCGCATCGCCACCACCACAGCAAATCGTCTACCAGCAGCCTCAACAGCTACGCAATCCATCCGGAAGGCCCCAGAGACTTCCGATAACGATTCAGGGACTGCCTGAGGTCCAGCAACGCGTGCCGTTCAATTCGTTCGCATTCGCTAGGCAGAACTCGCCATCTGGTCAGCAAGGGAACGGGTTCAACGTCGATCACCGACACCAACAGCAGGTGTTCAAGCAGCAGGAACTCGACAAGCAGCGGTACTACGAACAGCGCAGACAGCAGGATCTGCTCAGGCAACAAGAGCAACAGAGGCAACGAGAACAGCAGAGACGACAACAAGAAATCGAACAAAAACACATTCAGGAGCAGCAGAGACGACAGCAGGAAATTGAGCAGAAGCAGATCCAGGAACAGCAGAGACGGCAGCAGGAAATCGAGCAGAAACAGATCCAGGAGCAGCACTTcaggcagcagcagcagcagcagcagcagcagcagatcAAGTACAACCATCAACAATTCCAGCAAATTCCGCAGCCCCAGTTCCAGCGCCAGCAACCGGTCCCCGTTCCAACCCCGGCTGCCGATCGACCCGGCGGTGAGATTCTTAAGTCTGTGCCGAAGCTGGAGCAGCACTACGCGATCCGGGAGAACCCACTGCACCCTGGACCCTTCCCACCGAATCCACAGCCCACCCAATTCTCGGAGATAACTCCTCAGCAGACCCAGTTCGTTCCGAGTCAGCAATACAACAGCGTGGTGGAGAGCCAGTTGCAGCAGCAACAGCTGGGCCAGAGTCATCGGCAGATTCCGTTCGCCGGAGCAGCGAGCGAAAATCAGCAGCAGTACTTCTCGCAGCACCTGTCGGCCCCGGTTCAGCACCAATCGTCCGGTTCCAGTTCCGCTGGAAACACTCAGTCGATTTGGGGACGGCCCGTCTTTTCCTCTCAGAGCTCGAACCTCGGGCAGAAAATATACGCCACCCCAGTCACGTATTCCGGGGATCTTACCCCGTCCACGACGCCCACGACCCTCTCTACCACCGCCGAGGTCTACAGACCTTCGACTACGGCGACGCCGAGCACTACTGAGGCCCCCACCACCACCGTTGATTCCCCGAAAAACGAGGCCAAGATCAAACAGAACATAGCCAATCTTCCCGACGAGGTTCCCGACGACATCAGGGAGCAGCTACTCAGCTCCGGGATTCTCGGTAACGCTGATATACAGATATTGGATTACGACAAGGTCGGGGACATACCGATTGAAAACCTGCCGCCGGAAGCTCTAGCCAATTTCTACGGCGCCGGAGGCGGGGCTGCGACGTCGGCCAGCGAACCGATACCGGCTGTGGTAAAGAGGCCGAAGATCGTTCAACAGACCGAAGAAAAAGTTTCGGGGTACAAGAAAGAACTGCCGGCCAAGGTTGAGCAGGCCACGCTCAGGCCGGGAGGTGTCGAGATGAAAGTGGTACACTTTGACCCGAACACTGCTCAAGGTCAGGCGATCGCCGAGCAGCATATCAGGGACGACGCGACTCATCTCGACCCGGTGAAGATCGGCCCGAAAGACACGTCCAAGTACAATCGGTACCTTCCTCTCAAGGTCAGCGGGGCTGCTTTTCCGCTTCCCGACGTGCCGGAACTTAACGGTAGACGAATCACGAGCGTCGTCGTCCTCGCACCCGTCGATTACAACTTTCAAGGTGAGAGGGAGCCCCAGTATGGCGAACGGACCGGCAGGAAATTCAACGATGTGCAGGCCGTAAGATTTTTGGCCGGCGATGCCCTCAAGCAAGTCGTGAAGAAACCGACCGCCGAAAACTACAAGAAATGGCTCGAGCAGGAGAGCCGTGCCGATCCTCAGCGACAGTCCGTCGTCTTACTTGTCACAac acCCGATGACGACACTCAAGGCGAAAAGGAGATCTTCATGTACGACGTGACCACCCAAGCCGTTAGCAAATTAGCTGGTGACTTGTCGACAGCGTTCGTTGACGTCGCGGAAAGTAATTCCGACAACGAGGGTGCTCAGACGGATATTATCCAGGATGCCTTTGCTTAA
- the LOC124309273 gene encoding tRNA (guanine-N(7)-)-methyltransferase non-catalytic subunit wdr4, whose protein sequence is MSFSVYDREVTLCSGDNVITCNIDDDTVKELILPDLKSTKDTTHHNKLDIDLYHTITNVSYSNDGEYFLVCTNRKQLCLYRRKNGELTANRTLTRAASKVRFTPNNDVVVADKSGDAYLYSSSKPEEEGIALLGHLSMLLDVMVTTDQKYIVTADRDEKIRVSMYPNCYNILSYCLGHEKFVTNIQELPHDKNILVSSGGDGCVKFWDYKTGKELLSIDVNENVKQKDVEGFNRCLEDCELDESVTILPLKHLVVSKIDDSTSLVMTTLFSCKRLFLYNVSGSVKTGVTLNQRQAVELQDDPLECLVQNNSAFWTLSDGGLSIYKFDDQRFEKDETSCRLERINESWKTLRNHLKKHSLFPILYKRKFDNVQDYQERKKTRLLSKVSG, encoded by the coding sequence ATGAGTTTTTCCGTGTATGATAGAGAAGTGACGCTTTGCAGCGGCGACAACGTAATTACATGCAATATCGACGATGACACGGTAAAGGAGTTAATTTTGCCGGACTTGAAGTCTACGAAGGATACAACCCACCACAACAAATTGGACATAGATTTATACCACACGATAACTAACGTGTCTTACTCGAACGACGGTGAATATTTCCTGGTATGTACGAATAGAAAACAGCTCTGTTTGTACAGGCGAAAAAATGGTGAACTAACTGCGAATAGAACGCTGACTAGAGCAGCAAGCAAAGTCAGGTTTACGCCGAACAACGACGTCGTTGTGGCCGATAAGTCTGGAGATGCTTACTTGTACTCCAGCAGCAAGCCTGAAGAGGAGGGAATCGCCCTACTTGGACACCTCTCGATGCTGCTCGATGTTATGGTGACGACGGATCAGAAGTACATCGTTACTGCTGACCGAGATGAAAAGATCCGAGTCTCTATGTACCCGAATTGTTACAACATATTGTCGTACTGCTTAgggcatgaaaaatttgtgacaaacaTTCAGGAACTGCCTCACGATAAAAATATCCTGGTATCTAGCGGAGGTGATGGATGTGTGAAGTTTTGGGATTACAAGACCGGCAAGGAGTTGCTGTCCATTGATGTAAATGAGAACGTCAAGCAGAAGGATGTTGAGGGCTTTAATAGATGCCTTGAGGACTGCGAGCTAGATGAGTCTGTCACTATATTGCCACTCAAACACCTTGTGGTCTCAAAAATTGACGATTCAACCTCTTTGGTCATGACGACCCTCTTCTCTTGCaaaagattatttttatacaatgtTTCTGGAAGTGTGAAGACAGGAGTCACGCTGAATCAGCGTCAGGCAGTGGAGCTTCAAGACGACCCCCTGGAATGTCTTGTTCAAAACAACAGCGCCTTTTGGACTCTGAGCGACGGTGGATTAAGCATTTACAAATTTGATGATCAACGATTTGAGAAGGACGAAACAAGTTGTAGATTGGAGAGAATTAACGAATCTTGGAAAACATTGAgaaatcacttgaaaaaaCACAGTCTTTTTCCCATCTTGTACAAGAGGAAGTTTGACAATGTTCAAGATTATCAGGAAAGGAAGAAAACCCGGCTCCTGTCAAAGGTCTCgggataa